A single window of Nicotiana tomentosiformis chromosome 1, ASM39032v3, whole genome shotgun sequence DNA harbors:
- the LOC104112079 gene encoding protein DJ-1 homolog C isoform X2, which translates to MPGSARLRDCEVLKKITSRQAEEKRLYGAICAAPAVTLLPWGLLKRKQSTCHPAFMDKIPSFRAVKTSTQVSGELTTSRGPGTSFEFAVCLVDQLFGESVAKEIGELLLMNPADDDPKRQEFNEVGWSLDHTPQVLIPVANGSEEIEVVTLIDILRRAKVNVVVASVEKSAQVLASSGTKIVADKLIDATADSIYDLIILPGGTTGAERLHKSKVLKKLLKEQESAGRIFGAICSSPAVLQRQGLIKDKKATAHPTVINKLKDGVNDTQVVIDGKLITSQGLATATQFALAIVSKLFGHARARSVAEGLVYQYPRS; encoded by the exons ATGCCAGGTTCTGCTCGTTTAAGAGACTGTGAAGTTCTCAAGAAGATCACAAGCAGGCAAGCTGAGGAGAAGCGACTTTATGGTGCCATTTGTGCTGCTCCAGCTGTCACTCTTTTGCCTTGGGGTCTTCTCAAGAGGAAACAG TCCACTTGTCATCCTGCATTTATGGACAAGATTCCATCCTTCCGGGCGGTGAAAACTAGCACTCAAGTCTCTGGGGAGCTAACAACAAGCCGCGGGCCTGGTACTTCATTTGAGTTTGCCGTATGTTTAGTGGATCAGCTGTTTGGTGAGTCTGTTGCCAAAGAAATTGGAGAACTATTG TTAATGAATCCCGCAGACGACGACCCAAAGAGACAAGAATTTAATGAAGTTGGATGGTCTCTAGATCACACCCCGCAA GTTCTCATTCCAGTAGCTAACGGGTCTGAAGAAATTGAAGTTGTGACATTGATAGACATTCTAAGACGAGCAAAGGTGAATGTTGTGGTGGCTTCAGTGGAAAAATCAGCACAGGTCTTGGCATCAAGTGGAACAAAAATTGTTGCAGACAAGTTGATTGATGCTACTGCTGACTCCATATATGACTTGATTATCCTCCCG GGAGGAACTACTGGGGCTGAACGGTTGCACAAGTCAAAAGTTCTGAAGAAGTTGCTTAAGGAACAAGAATCAGCCGGAAGAATATTTGGTGCAATCTGCTCTTCACCTGCAGTCTTGCAGAGACAGGGGTTAATAAAG GACAAGAAAGCCACTGCACATCCTACCGTCATAAACAAGCTCAAAGATGGGGTGAATGATACTCAAGTAGTTATTGATGGTAAACTCATCACAAGCCAGGGACTTGCTACAGCAACACAGTTTGCATTGGCTATTGTGAGCAAGCTTTTCGGGCATGCAAGGGCAAGGAGTGTAGCGGAAGGCCTTGTCTATCAGTACCCTAGGAGCTAG
- the LOC104112078 gene encoding ABSCISIC ACID-INSENSITIVE 5-like protein 7, translating to MGSYLNFKNFADTPQPESYGGKSMCNGNFPLARQSSIYSLTFDELQTTFSGLGKDFGSMNMEDLLKNIWTAEESQATASTTGSVDGSVAAGNLQRQGSLTLPRTLSQKTVDEVWRVFQKETVSAKEGSDTGNSNFGQRQSTLGEMTLEEFLVRVGVVREDMQCTNSNGITFDNGSSQHSNNNGLNIAFQQPTQNNGLLINQIAANNMLNVVGATPSQQQPQHQQPLFPKQTTVAFASPMQLSNNGHLAPAVGMSGPSVNTNMAQGGVRGMTVFHNGVSPAKGGSPGNDFVARSNTDTSSLSPSPYAFNEGVRGRRSGSSLEKVVERRRRRMIKNRESAARSRARKQAYTLELEAEVAKLKEINEELQKKQAEIMEKQKNQLLEKRNMPCGYKLRCLRRTLTGPW from the exons ATGGGATCTTACTTGAACTTCAAGAACTTTGCTGACACACCACAGCCGGAAAGCTACGGTGGGAAGTCAATGTGTAATGGTAATTTCCCTTTGGCTAGGCAATCTTCCATATATTCCTTGACATTTGATGAGCTTCAAACTACATTTAGTGGACTTGGAAAAGATTTTGGATCAATGAATATGGAGGACCTCTTGAAAAACATTTGGACAGCTGAAGAGTCTCAAGCTACGGCATCTACTACTGGTAGTGTAGATGGGAGTGTAGCTGCAGGAAATTTGCAGAGACAAGGTTCTTTGACATTACCTCGAACACTTAGTCAGAAAACAGTTGATGAAGTATGGAGAGTCTTTCAGAAAGAAACTGTTAGTGCCAAAGAGGGAAGTGACACTGGGAATTCAAACTTTGGGCAGAGGCAATCTACCTTGGGAGAAATGACGTTGGAGGAGTTTTTGGTTAGAGTTGGAGTGGTTAGAGAAGATATGCAATGTACAAACTCAAATGGAATTACATTTGACAACGGTTCAAGTCAACACAGTAACAACAATGGTTTGAACATAGCATTTCAGCAACCAACTCAAAACAATGGACTGTTGATCAATCAAATTGCAGCTAATAACATGTTGAATGTGGTTGGTGCCACACCTTCACAGCAACAACCTCAGCACCAACAGCCTCTTTTTCCCAAGCAAACAACGGTGGCATTTGCATCGCCTATGCAATTATCGAACAATGGACACCTGGCTCCTGCTGTTGGAATGTCCGGTCCTTCCGTAAATACTAATATGGCTCAAGGCGGAGTTAGGGGGATGACCGTATTTCATAATGGAGTTTCACCAGCAAAAGGAGGATCGCCTGGAAATGACTTTGTTGCAAGGAGCAATACAGATACATCATCTCTTTCACCTTCCCCTTATGCATTTAATGAAGGTGTAAGAGGTAGGAGATCAGGCAGTTCTTTGGAAAAAGTTGTAGAGAGAAGGCGTAGGAGGATGATTAAGAACAGAGAGTCCGCAGCTAGATCAAGGGCTCGGAAGCAG GCCTATACTTTAGAGTTGGAAGCTGAAGTGGCAAAGCTAAAAGAAATTAATGAAGAGTTGCAGAAGAAACAG GCTGAAATtatggagaagcagaaaaatcaG CTACTGGAAAAAAGGAATATGCCATGCGGATATAAATTAAGATGCTTGAGAAGGACACTGACAGGACCTTGGTAG